Part of the Vulgatibacter sp. genome is shown below.
GGACGCCGTAGCTGCAGGCGCCGAGCGTCACCAGAAGTACGTACCGAACCAACCGCAGACTCCGACCCGCCCCGCGACCGAGGCCTATACCACGCGCCGCCCCGGCGCGAGCTCCGCCGGCTCTTCGTGCGGGCGCCCCCGCCCGCCTGCTACGCTCCGTCGCAACCTCCGGAGGAAGCATGCGCCGCCAGCTCCCGATCCTCGTAGCCGCCACGCTCGCCGCCTGCTCGTCGAACGATCCGGACGCGGGGAAGAAGGGCCCCGTCGACACCGGGACCCAGCCGATCTGCGCCATCGATCTCGCGCCCTTTCGCACCGGCGGCGCGGGCGCGGCGAGCGCCCGCCGCATCGCCGGCGAGGCCGACCTCGTCGGCGGCGAGGCGGCACAGGGCGTGGTCGGCGATTTCCTCCTCGAGAACGACCGCCTCCGCGCGGTGGTGCAGGGCTCGGACCGCACCATCGGCGTCAACCCCTACGGCGGCAACCTCATCGACATCGACGTGGTCCGCGATGGGGAGCCCGGCCGTGACGTCCTCGGCGAGATCGCGCCCTTCTACAACCTCGGCCGGACCACCGACCCCGAGGCCGAGGCGGACGTCTTCGTGCTCCACGACGGCAGCGACGGCAGGGCGGCGGTGGTGGCGGTCAACGGGCGCGACACGGTGAACGACTACGTGGCGGTGGGGAGCCTCCTGCGCAACGCGCTCGGGGGCAGCGACCTGGCGATCGACGGGGAAAAGCCCGTTCCCGCTGCGATCACCTCGTATTTCGTCCTCGCGCCGGGCAGCGGCCACCTCGTCCAGATCACCGCCTTCTGCAACACCTCCGGCGAGACCCTGGTCCTGGGCGTCGGCGATCTGGTCGATTCCGGCGGCAACGTCGAGGCCTTCAATCCCCACCTCGGCGACGGCTGGGGTTCCTCCTCCACGCCGAAGGACGCGCCCTTTCTCGCCTGGGTGGGCGCGACCGGCGGCTACGCCCTGGTGCCCGGCGACGGCAACCAGAAGAACCAGGTCCTCTCCACCTCCGGCGTCACCGGCACGCTGCAGGGCTCCTCGTCGCTCTTCGAGTACACCGGCAAGCTGGACCTGCAGGCCCCGCCCTCCGGCGCGCTGATCGTCCCCGCCGGCGGGCGCGCGAGCTACGAGCGGCGCATCGTCCCCGGCGCGAGTCTCGCGGCGATCACCGCGGAGATCGCCGCGCTCCGTGGCGACGAGACCGGCACGGTGCGGGGCACGGTGCTGGCTGGCGATCGCCCCGCCGCTGGCGCCCGCGTCGCTGCGGTGCGCACCAGCGGGGGCAGGGAGATCACCGAGACGGTCTTCGTCGCGGACGAAGCCGGCGCCTTCGAGGGAAGCCTGCCTGCTGGCGACTACCGGCTCCTCGCCAGCCTCCCCGGCCAGCTCTCCGGGGAGCAGCCGATCCGCGTCACCTCCGGCGGCCCTGCGGCAGCGACCCTGGAGCTCGGGGCCACCGGCACCCTCACCGTGCAGGTCCGCGACGCCAACGGCGATCTCCCGACCGCAGGCCGCGTCCACGTCCTCTGCGCGGGACCTTGTGCCACGCCCCGCGACGCCGAGACCCGCTTCCGGGACGTCGGCGCCGATCCGCTTCCCGAGGGTGTCTTCGCCATCGGCCACGCCGACCTCTCCGGCACGATCCGCTTCGAGCTCCCCGCGGGACCGTGGGAGGTGCTGGTGAGCCGCGGCGCCGAATACGACACCTTCCCCGCCGACTTCCCCGACACCGGCCACGGCCACGCGGTCGCCGTCGGCGCAGGCGAGACCGCCGAGGTGGTGGCGCCGGTGGCGCGCGTCATCGACACCACCGGCTGGATCAGCGCCGACTTCCACGTCCACGCGATCAACTCCCCGGACTCGCCGGTGCCCAACCGCGACAGGGTCGTCTCCTTCCTCGCCGAGCAGGTGGAGGTGCTGGTCCAGACCGATCACGAATACGTGACCGACCTCGGCCCCGAGGTGGAGGCCCTCGGCGCCACCTCGCAGATCCGCACCATCGTCGGGACCGAGGTCACCACCTTCGACTACGGCCACGTCAACGCCTTCCCGCTCACCGTCGATCCGGGCCAGCGCAACGGCGGCGCGATCGACTGGGCCGGCGGCCGTGGCCCCACCCTGACGCCGGCGGGAATCTTCGCCGCGGCCAGGGAGCGCGGCGCCGAGGTGGTGCAGCTCAACCACGCGCGCAGCGAGGGCAACTCGATGGTCCACCTCGACGCGCTCCGGGTCGACACCGCGACGCTGGCCACCCACGCCGATCCGGTCTTCTTCCGGATGGAGCCGAACGGCGAGGATCCGGCGGTGGACTCGAAGCTCTTCTCGAAGGACTTCACCGCCATCGAGATCCTCAACGGCTTCAGCGAGGGCAACTTCCGCGCGCTGCTCAACGACTGGACCACCTTCCTCGGCCAGGGTTTCGTGGTGACGGGCACCGCGGTCTCCGACACCCACAAGCTCGCCTCCTCCGGCCCCGGCTCCCCCAGGAGCTGGGTCTTCCTCGGCGACGACGATCCCGCAACTGTGGACGTGGCGGCGCTCGCCGCGGCGGTGAACGCGGGCAGGGTGGTGGGTGGCTCGGCGCCCTTCGTCACCGTGGAGGCTGCGAGCGGCGGCGCGACCGCAGGCGTGGGCGAGACCCTCGCCACCGGCGGCGGGGAGCTGGAGCTCCGGGTCGTCGTGCAGTCGCCGCGCTGGGCGAAGTTCAACCGGATCGAGGTCTTCTCGTGGCGTCCGGAGGCCGCGGCGGTGA
Proteins encoded:
- a CDS encoding CehA/McbA family metallohydrolase gives rise to the protein MRRQLPILVAATLAACSSNDPDAGKKGPVDTGTQPICAIDLAPFRTGGAGAASARRIAGEADLVGGEAAQGVVGDFLLENDRLRAVVQGSDRTIGVNPYGGNLIDIDVVRDGEPGRDVLGEIAPFYNLGRTTDPEAEADVFVLHDGSDGRAAVVAVNGRDTVNDYVAVGSLLRNALGGSDLAIDGEKPVPAAITSYFVLAPGSGHLVQITAFCNTSGETLVLGVGDLVDSGGNVEAFNPHLGDGWGSSSTPKDAPFLAWVGATGGYALVPGDGNQKNQVLSTSGVTGTLQGSSSLFEYTGKLDLQAPPSGALIVPAGGRASYERRIVPGASLAAITAEIAALRGDETGTVRGTVLAGDRPAAGARVAAVRTSGGREITETVFVADEAGAFEGSLPAGDYRLLASLPGQLSGEQPIRVTSGGPAAATLELGATGTLTVQVRDANGDLPTAGRVHVLCAGPCATPRDAETRFRDVGADPLPEGVFAIGHADLSGTIRFELPAGPWEVLVSRGAEYDTFPADFPDTGHGHAVAVGAGETAEVVAPVARVIDTTGWISADFHVHAINSPDSPVPNRDRVVSFLAEQVEVLVQTDHEYVTDLGPEVEALGATSQIRTIVGTEVTTFDYGHVNAFPLTVDPGQRNGGAIDWAGGRGPTLTPAGIFAAARERGAEVVQLNHARSEGNSMVHLDALRVDTATLATHADPVFFRMEPNGEDPAVDSKLFSKDFTAIEILNGFSEGNFRALLNDWTTFLGQGFVVTGTAVSDTHKLASSGPGSPRSWVFLGDDDPATVDVAALAAAVNAGRVVGGSAPFVTVEAASGGATAGVGETLATGGGELELRVVVQSPRWAKFNRIEVFSWRPEAAAVNGIWNPLLPPDAVAVQADGAAASARIDLADPAFTVDGFEGGGDHPAYRVERTFRFAPAADTFYIVLVRTVTKAADGLEEGEVVPPTLSPIAYDTGGRAARAAAFTNPIFVDVDGGGFDRFPLLQAMEQGLVPTGAPGRAAAPPPADEAAFHERLEHLNHRH